One Nitrospina watsonii DNA segment encodes these proteins:
- a CDS encoding dicarboxylate/amino acid:cation symporter encodes MIDANNKNSSNLLLYLILIGIVAGGLCGWFFGPKMHVVDWIGEIFLNALKMMVIPLVLSSLIVGIAGLGDITKVGKTGVITLAYFLTTTAISVVIGLVVVNLMQPGEGVEMTVEAADESLKQASGITDLFVSFVTPNLVQAMVNMDILPLIIFSLVFGGVLTTLGERGRQVIGFFDVLNEAVMKMVHLILYMAPVGIFALIASKLGAAGGGDQFVAELMKIGKFAFTVILGLLVHGLVMLPLILVGVTRRNPWRYFKNAMQALTTAFSTASSSATLPVTIECAEQYNRVSRRASLFVLPIGATVNMDGTALYESVAAIFIAQMLGIELTLMQQIIIFLTASLAAIGAAGIPEAGLVTMVMVLQSVGLPTEGIGMVTAIDWFLDRFRTAVNVWGDSIGCAVVDELETKYVEGG; translated from the coding sequence ATGATCGATGCCAACAACAAAAATTCCAGCAATCTTCTGTTGTACCTGATTCTGATCGGAATTGTAGCGGGCGGATTGTGCGGCTGGTTCTTCGGTCCCAAAATGCACGTGGTGGACTGGATCGGCGAAATCTTTCTCAACGCGCTCAAGATGATGGTCATTCCGCTGGTGTTGTCTTCCCTGATCGTCGGCATCGCCGGTTTGGGCGATATCACCAAAGTCGGCAAAACGGGCGTCATCACGCTGGCGTATTTTCTGACCACGACGGCAATTTCCGTGGTCATTGGATTGGTGGTGGTGAACCTGATGCAGCCGGGAGAGGGCGTGGAGATGACCGTCGAAGCGGCGGACGAGTCGTTGAAGCAGGCCTCGGGCATCACCGACCTGTTCGTCAGTTTCGTCACGCCCAACCTGGTGCAGGCGATGGTGAACATGGATATCCTGCCGTTGATCATTTTTTCGTTGGTGTTCGGCGGGGTGTTGACCACGCTGGGCGAGCGCGGCCGGCAGGTGATCGGATTTTTCGACGTCCTCAATGAAGCCGTCATGAAGATGGTGCACCTGATTCTGTACATGGCGCCCGTCGGCATCTTCGCCCTCATCGCGTCCAAGCTGGGCGCGGCCGGGGGCGGCGATCAGTTTGTGGCCGAGTTGATGAAAATCGGCAAGTTCGCGTTCACCGTGATCCTCGGTTTGCTGGTGCATGGCCTCGTGATGCTGCCGCTGATCCTGGTAGGGGTGACCCGGCGCAACCCGTGGCGGTATTTCAAAAACGCCATGCAGGCCCTGACCACCGCGTTCTCCACCGCCAGCAGTTCCGCCACCCTGCCGGTGACCATCGAATGCGCGGAGCAGTACAATCGTGTGTCCCGGCGCGCCTCCCTGTTTGTCCTGCCCATCGGCGCCACGGTCAATATGGACGGCACGGCGTTGTATGAATCGGTGGCCGCCATCTTCATCGCCCAGATGCTGGGCATCGAACTGACCCTGATGCAGCAGATCATTATTTTTCTTACGGCATCGCTGGCGGCCATCGGCGCCGCGGGCATTCCCGAAGCCGGACTGGTGACCATGGTGATGGTGCTGCAATCGGTCGGCCTGCCGACGGAAGGCATCGGCATGGTGACGGCCATCGACTGGTTTTTGGACCGCTTCCGCACGGCGGTGAATGTGTGGGGCGACTCCATCGGCTGTGCGGTGGTCGATGAGTTGGAAACCAAATATGTGGAAGGAGGGTGA
- a CDS encoding sulfite exporter TauE/SafE family protein — protein sequence MEWIVCVLMGIGVGALSSLSGLGGGFLVVPLLIYLGHKAQTAVGTSFMVILLIAVSSLVAHGRLGHVDFRMGAMLAVGGVMGAQLGPLILKQIPETYFKLGFAAILIGMGVWMIVTSIRNTPV from the coding sequence GTGGAATGGATCGTGTGTGTATTGATGGGAATCGGCGTCGGCGCGCTGTCCTCTCTCAGTGGACTGGGTGGAGGCTTTTTGGTGGTCCCTTTATTGATTTACCTGGGGCACAAGGCACAAACGGCTGTCGGGACCTCGTTCATGGTGATCCTGCTGATCGCGGTCTCGTCGCTCGTGGCGCATGGCCGCCTGGGTCACGTGGATTTCAGGATGGGGGCGATGCTGGCCGTGGGGGGAGTGATGGGAGCCCAACTTGGGCCCCTCATTCTCAAGCAGATTCCGGAAACCTATTTCAAGCTGGGCTTCGCCGCCATCCTCATCGGCATGGGGGTCTGGATGATTGTGACCAGTATCCGCAACACTCCCGTCTGA
- a CDS encoding Lcl domain-containing protein: MSDSRFIDHGNDTVTDTTTGLTWLKKDTRQMLGRWRNLEQCKEYAEQLNQEKFAGFDDWRVCRLEDIKTIYDKNSQLKAKGGDMIHLPSVFEPDCADVTWTDTVNGDRAMMYNLIKGRSNWINKLGEGPFAARLVRGEREHGE, from the coding sequence ATGTCCGATTCGAGATTCATAGACCACGGCAACGACACCGTGACCGATACCACCACCGGGCTGACCTGGCTGAAAAAAGACACCCGCCAGATGCTGGGACGCTGGCGCAACCTCGAACAATGCAAGGAGTATGCAGAGCAGTTGAATCAGGAAAAGTTCGCAGGCTTTGACGACTGGAGGGTGTGCCGGCTGGAAGACATCAAAACCATTTACGATAAAAACTCGCAACTGAAAGCCAAGGGTGGAGACATGATCCACCTGCCCTCGGTGTTCGAGCCGGACTGCGCCGACGTGACCTGGACGGACACGGTGAACGGGGACCGGGCGATGATGTACAACCTCATCAAGGGCCGTTCGAACTGGATCAACAAGCTGGGAGAGGGTCCTTTTGCCGCGCGGTTGGTGCGGGGCGAGCGGGAACACGGGGAGTGA
- a CDS encoding DUF2203 domain-containing protein: protein MEKRYFTIEEANAIVPELLEIVPKLQDLYAKMTQEFPDVRNAWEKARYGGGSMQGTDYLSVALVANQFIKMLESKGCIVKGVERGLVDFLALRDGKEVYLCWKNPETEIKYWHDLDTGFAGRQPL from the coding sequence ATGGAAAAACGGTATTTCACAATCGAAGAAGCCAACGCCATCGTTCCGGAACTTTTGGAGATCGTGCCGAAGCTGCAGGATCTGTACGCGAAGATGACGCAGGAGTTCCCGGATGTCCGCAATGCCTGGGAGAAGGCGCGGTACGGGGGCGGCAGCATGCAGGGAACCGATTACCTTTCCGTGGCCCTGGTGGCCAACCAGTTCATCAAAATGCTCGAGTCGAAAGGCTGCATCGTCAAAGGTGTCGAGCGAGGGCTGGTGGATTTTCTGGCTCTGCGGGACGGCAAGGAAGTGTACCTGTGCTGGAAAAACCCGGAAACGGAAATCAAGTACTGGCACGATCTGGACACCGGATTTGCCGGCCGCCAACCGCTTTAA